A section of the Actinomycetota bacterium genome encodes:
- the ruvB gene encoding Holliday junction branch migration DNA helicase RuvB → MGDPVSDPVSDPEHDPERIVAPVVRDDEREFDAALRPRTLDDFVGQERTKEQLGLLIEGARARGELADHLLFSGPPGLGKTTLAGIVAHEMSVGFRPTSGPALERAGDLAAILTNLGDGDVLFVDEIHRMPRSVEEILYAALEDFKLDVVIGKGPSARSIRLDLPRFTLVGATTRPGMLTLPLRERFGFAPRLDYYSEQELALVVRRSARILGLDMEPDGGAEIARRARGTPRVANRLLRRVRDFAQVRGDGRITVAAARLGLELYEVDERGLDKLDVAILATLIGKFEGGPVGLSTLAAAVGEEMETIEDVYEPYLLQLGFLKRTPRGRMATERAFRHLGVTREGALPLV, encoded by the coding sequence GTGGGTGATCCGGTGAGCGATCCGGTGAGCGATCCGGAGCACGATCCGGAGCGCATCGTCGCCCCCGTGGTCCGCGACGACGAGCGGGAGTTCGACGCCGCACTTCGGCCTCGCACGCTGGATGACTTCGTCGGCCAGGAACGGACCAAGGAGCAGCTCGGGCTGCTGATCGAGGGGGCCCGGGCCCGCGGGGAGCTGGCCGATCACCTGCTGTTCTCGGGCCCGCCCGGCCTGGGCAAGACCACGCTGGCGGGGATCGTGGCCCATGAGATGTCGGTGGGGTTCCGGCCCACCTCCGGGCCGGCGCTGGAACGGGCCGGCGACCTGGCCGCCATCCTCACGAACCTCGGGGACGGCGACGTGCTCTTCGTGGACGAGATCCACCGGATGCCCCGGTCGGTCGAGGAGATCCTGTACGCGGCCCTGGAGGACTTCAAGCTGGACGTGGTCATCGGCAAGGGCCCCTCCGCCAGGAGCATCCGCCTGGACTTGCCCCGGTTCACCCTGGTCGGTGCCACCACCCGCCCGGGCATGCTCACGCTGCCGCTCCGGGAACGGTTCGGGTTCGCGCCGCGGCTCGACTACTACTCCGAGCAGGAGCTCGCCCTGGTGGTGCGGCGCTCGGCCCGGATCCTGGGGCTGGACATGGAGCCCGACGGCGGGGCGGAGATCGCCCGGCGGGCCCGGGGCACCCCGAGGGTGGCCAACCGCCTGCTCCGCCGGGTTCGCGACTTCGCCCAGGTACGGGGCGACGGGCGGATCACGGTGGCGGCGGCCCGCCTCGGCCTCGAGCTCTACGAGGTCGACGAGCGGGGGCTGGACAAGCTGGACGTCGCCATCCTCGCCACGCTCATCGGGAAGTTCGAGGGCGGGCCGGTGGGCCTGTCGACGCTCGCCGCCGCGGTGGGGGAGGAGATGGAGACCATCGAGGACGTCTACGAGCCGTACCTGCTCCAGCTGGGATTCCTGAAGCGAACCCCCCGGGGGAGGATGGCCACCGAGCGCGCGTTCCGCCACCTCGGCGTCACTCGCGAGGGCGCGCTTCCCCTCGTCTGA
- the ruvA gene encoding Holliday junction branch migration protein RuvA yields the protein MIAFLEGELAEKAADRVVLSVGGTGYEVLVPVSTLARLPAVGRTARVHTRLQVRDDALVLYGFSTTEERGLFDLLVSVSGVGPKLGLAFLSVFTPDALRRAVAAADVAALATVPGVGKKMAGRVVVDLKDRLGSGDGVATGPFSEVREALLSLGLSPQEARDAMSSLTGNGDRSVEELLREALKAVGR from the coding sequence GGCCGCGGATCGCGTCGTGCTGTCCGTGGGCGGGACGGGCTACGAGGTGCTGGTGCCGGTGTCCACGCTGGCCCGGCTTCCCGCCGTGGGCAGGACCGCCCGCGTCCACACCAGGCTCCAGGTGCGCGACGACGCGCTCGTGCTGTACGGGTTCTCCACGACCGAGGAGCGCGGACTGTTCGACCTGCTCGTGTCGGTGAGCGGCGTGGGGCCGAAGCTCGGGCTCGCCTTCCTGTCCGTGTTCACGCCCGACGCCTTGCGCCGTGCGGTGGCCGCGGCCGACGTCGCGGCGCTCGCCACCGTGCCCGGCGTGGGGAAGAAGATGGCTGGGCGCGTGGTGGTGGACCTGAAGGACCGGCTGGGATCCGGCGACGGTGTCGCGACGGGGCCGTTCTCCGAGGTCCGGGAAGCGCTCCTCTCGCTGGGCCTCTCGCCGCAAGAGGCCCGGGACGCCATGTCGTCCCTGACCGGGAATGGCGACCGCTCGGTGGAGGAACTGCTGCGGGAGGCGCTGAAAGCCGTGGGGAGGTGA
- a CDS encoding phosphohydrolase: MSRPAGEASPEIRPTPAASAERPATPAEASATDPQLSPAAAEREPITMADIRDNAELSMFIAAADRVMKGLGYTEHGFRHANLSGRIAFNVMTRLGFDEHTSNLASVAGYLHDVGNMVAREMHGQTGGLLVYQALRDQVPPEDLATIVSAVANHEEADGHAVGPVAAAVILADKSDVHRSRVRKQAQIEFDIHDRVNFAAEQSFLRVDSEARTVTLELTIDTEISHVMEYFEIFLGRMVMCRRAAETLDCRFHLMVNGAQLL, from the coding sequence GTGAGCCGGCCCGCGGGGGAGGCCTCCCCCGAGATCCGCCCGACGCCCGCTGCGAGCGCGGAGCGACCGGCCACACCCGCCGAGGCAAGCGCAACGGACCCCCAGCTCTCCCCGGCCGCCGCCGAGCGCGAGCCCATCACGATGGCGGACATCCGCGACAACGCGGAGCTGTCGATGTTCATCGCTGCGGCCGACCGGGTCATGAAGGGCCTCGGGTACACCGAGCATGGGTTCCGCCACGCCAACCTGTCGGGACGGATCGCCTTCAACGTGATGACGCGGCTCGGCTTCGACGAGCACACCTCGAACCTGGCCTCCGTCGCCGGATATCTCCACGACGTGGGCAACATGGTGGCCCGGGAGATGCACGGCCAGACCGGCGGGCTGCTCGTCTACCAGGCCCTCCGGGACCAGGTCCCGCCGGAGGATCTTGCAACCATCGTCTCCGCGGTGGCGAACCATGAGGAGGCCGACGGACACGCGGTGGGGCCGGTGGCCGCCGCGGTGATCCTGGCCGACAAGTCGGACGTGCACAGGAGCCGGGTGCGCAAGCAGGCACAGATCGAGTTCGACATCCACGACCGCGTCAATTTCGCGGCCGAACAGTCGTTCCTGCGGGTAGACTCTGAGGCCCGAACGGTCACCCTCGAACTCACGATCGACACCGAGATCAGCCACGTCATGGAATATTTCGAGATCTTCCTGGGCCGAATGGTGATGTGCCGGCGCGCCGCCGAGACGCTGGACTGCCGGTTCCACCTCATGGTCAATGGAGCGCAGCTGCTGTGA
- the secD gene encoding protein translocase subunit SecD — MKGTRRLVLSLVLVGVLVVASIVGFLTGTTPRAGLDLAGGISVVLQAPAGTAKDVLQRAADDIRSRIDALGVAEPDVSVVGNRDIQVQVPGLGRGTVTAKGGKFCATASTGENLGCNYTSAAAAQVAIQSIGQQRLLDLIGKTARLEERQVVATGAFDPKTTKLTSCPPEFHGQSFCNDPKVVQCPLNKPDLPGCSTNELENKQVTYLDKAGKGYYTMGPVEITGDSIAKATAVYRTASQSQLSVGRVGWEIDFTLTGAGSKKFADITQNLVSQPAPRNELAIILDRAVESAPTVQGAITGGQGQITGSFSETEAKDLALVLNVGALPVELTKQNVETVSPTLGKTSLHQGLVAGFAGLILLMLYLGFYYRLLGVVTWLGMSIWAILALALVSVMGKTVGYSLSLAGIAGIIVSMGITADSYIVFYERLKDEVREGKTLRVAVVPAFKRAWHTIVAADTVTILAAAILYLLAIGSVRGFALTLGLSTALDMFVVYFFKRPTVFLISRSPTLSNMRGIGLRSGVAADPIPAVAGASE; from the coding sequence GTGAAGGGCACCCGCCGTTTGGTTCTGTCCCTCGTCCTCGTCGGCGTTCTGGTGGTCGCCTCCATCGTCGGGTTCCTGACCGGGACCACCCCCCGGGCCGGCCTCGACCTGGCCGGCGGCATCTCGGTCGTGCTCCAGGCACCCGCGGGCACGGCCAAGGACGTCCTGCAGCGGGCGGCGGACGACATCCGGAGCCGCATCGACGCATTGGGCGTGGCGGAACCGGACGTCAGCGTGGTGGGAAACCGTGACATCCAGGTCCAGGTCCCGGGACTGGGCCGGGGGACCGTCACGGCGAAGGGTGGCAAGTTCTGCGCGACCGCCAGCACGGGGGAGAACCTCGGGTGCAACTACACCTCGGCGGCCGCAGCCCAGGTCGCGATCCAGTCCATCGGACAGCAGCGGCTGCTGGACCTGATCGGGAAGACCGCGCGCCTGGAGGAGCGGCAGGTCGTGGCCACGGGGGCGTTCGATCCGAAGACGACGAAGCTCACGTCCTGCCCGCCCGAGTTCCACGGCCAGTCGTTCTGCAACGACCCGAAGGTCGTGCAGTGTCCCCTCAACAAGCCTGACCTTCCGGGCTGCAGCACCAACGAGCTCGAGAACAAGCAGGTCACCTATCTCGACAAGGCGGGCAAGGGGTACTACACGATGGGCCCCGTCGAGATCACGGGCGACTCGATCGCCAAGGCCACCGCGGTCTACCGGACGGCCAGCCAGAGCCAGTTGAGCGTCGGGCGCGTGGGGTGGGAGATCGACTTCACGCTGACCGGGGCCGGGTCGAAGAAGTTCGCCGACATCACCCAGAACCTGGTGAGCCAGCCGGCTCCCCGCAACGAGCTGGCCATCATCCTGGACCGGGCGGTGGAGTCCGCCCCCACGGTCCAGGGCGCCATCACCGGAGGCCAGGGCCAGATCACCGGCTCGTTCAGCGAGACCGAGGCGAAGGACCTCGCGCTGGTCCTGAACGTCGGCGCCCTCCCGGTCGAGCTCACCAAGCAGAACGTCGAGACCGTGAGCCCCACCCTCGGCAAGACCTCGCTGCACCAGGGGCTGGTGGCGGGCTTCGCCGGGCTGATCCTGCTGATGCTGTACCTCGGCTTCTACTACCGCCTGCTCGGCGTGGTGACGTGGCTCGGGATGTCGATCTGGGCGATCCTGGCGCTGGCGCTGGTGTCGGTCATGGGCAAGACCGTCGGCTACAGCCTCTCCCTGGCCGGCATCGCCGGGATCATCGTGTCGATGGGAATCACTGCGGACTCCTACATCGTGTTCTACGAACGATTGAAGGACGAGGTCCGCGAGGGCAAGACCCTGCGCGTCGCCGTGGTCCCCGCGTTCAAGCGCGCCTGGCACACCATCGTGGCGGCGGACACCGTGACCATCCTGGCCGCGGCCATCCTGTACCTGCTGGCCATCGGCTCGGTCCGCGGCTTCGCCCTCACCCTGGGGCTGTCGACCGCGCTCGACATGTTCGTCGTGTACTTCTTCAAGCGACCGACCGTGTTCCTGATCTCCCGGAGCCCGACCCTGTCGAACATGCGGGGCATCGGCCTCCGAAGCGGCGTGGCGGCCGACCCGATCCCGGCCGTGGCCGGGGCCTCGGAGTGA
- the secF gene encoding protein translocase subunit SecF — MRFREAISTFRGHRAPHLTIIPRRNWWFALSGFFILLSLIGLFARGLNFSIDFKGGALLKYPDTSGVSADQVRSILARYGRSDAEVQVVAGQGVKEVSVRTRSLNDLGGPPQTQLTYPNTTGVTTDDVKATLAEFGITGAKISETGSTITVTARPISDVGKGTGIVFFYKPVTANLTASQVQSTLTNLGHPEAIVTIAGGMVVVQTQPFTAPTPTPSASASAGATPTASPSAKASATPSASPSAAASPSASAAPTASPTPAPATKKDAIAALAKQAGIDPSAVSVHDLSKVDKDQLIAALATQAGTTPTDVRAKALGGDERARLLSQLATQAGVGTADINIQDVGPTWGAQISSKAIQGLVIFLILVTVYIAFRFEWKMALAAQTALLHDLIITAGIYALVGREVTPATVIAILTILGYSLYDTVVIFDRVKENTESITLVARDGYSNVVNLSLNETLMRSVNTSLVVLLPILSLLLFGGSTLKDFAFALFVGVASGTYSSIFIASPVLALLKEREPRYQQIRARALARGTRPTLRSVPRQARLRAGDGEGERTAAVTATGTATAPGTTTVSTPPRRPQGSGAPRPAGSKPKKKKKTTAAKRRRR, encoded by the coding sequence ATGAGGTTCCGCGAGGCTATCAGCACGTTCCGGGGACACCGGGCGCCGCACCTCACCATCATCCCCAGGCGGAACTGGTGGTTCGCGCTGTCGGGATTCTTCATCCTCCTGTCGCTGATCGGGCTGTTCGCGCGGGGCCTCAACTTCTCGATCGACTTCAAGGGCGGCGCCCTGCTGAAGTACCCGGACACAAGCGGCGTCTCCGCCGATCAGGTCCGCTCGATCCTGGCTCGGTACGGCCGCTCCGACGCCGAGGTCCAGGTCGTGGCGGGCCAGGGGGTCAAGGAGGTCTCGGTCCGGACCCGGTCCCTGAACGACCTGGGTGGACCGCCCCAGACCCAGCTCACCTACCCGAACACGACCGGGGTCACCACCGACGACGTGAAGGCGACCCTGGCGGAGTTCGGCATCACCGGGGCCAAGATCTCGGAGACCGGCAGCACCATCACGGTGACCGCCAGGCCGATCTCCGACGTCGGGAAGGGCACGGGCATCGTCTTCTTCTACAAGCCGGTGACCGCGAACCTCACGGCCTCGCAGGTGCAGAGCACCCTGACGAACCTGGGCCATCCCGAAGCCATCGTCACCATCGCGGGCGGGATGGTCGTCGTACAGACCCAGCCGTTCACGGCCCCCACGCCGACGCCGAGCGCCTCCGCGTCCGCCGGAGCCACCCCGACCGCGTCTCCGAGCGCGAAGGCCAGCGCGACCCCTTCCGCCTCACCGTCCGCGGCGGCCTCGCCGTCCGCCTCTGCGGCGCCGACGGCCAGCCCCACCCCCGCGCCCGCCACCAAGAAGGACGCCATCGCCGCGCTGGCCAAGCAGGCCGGCATCGATCCGTCCGCCGTCAGCGTCCACGACCTGTCCAAGGTCGACAAGGACCAGCTGATCGCGGCGCTCGCGACACAGGCCGGCACCACGCCCACCGACGTGCGGGCGAAGGCCCTGGGCGGAGACGAGCGGGCCCGTCTCCTCTCACAGCTGGCCACCCAGGCCGGCGTCGGGACCGCCGACATCAACATCCAGGACGTCGGGCCGACGTGGGGAGCCCAGATCTCCTCGAAGGCCATCCAGGGCCTGGTCATCTTCCTGATCCTGGTCACGGTGTACATCGCGTTCCGGTTCGAGTGGAAGATGGCCCTGGCAGCCCAGACCGCGCTGCTGCACGACCTCATCATCACGGCCGGCATCTACGCCCTGGTCGGACGGGAGGTCACCCCGGCCACGGTGATCGCCATCCTCACCATCCTGGGGTACTCGCTGTACGACACGGTGGTCATCTTCGACCGGGTCAAGGAGAACACGGAGTCCATCACGCTGGTGGCCCGGGACGGCTACTCGAACGTGGTGAACCTCTCGCTGAACGAGACCTTGATGCGGTCGGTGAACACCTCGCTGGTCGTGCTCCTGCCGATCCTGTCCCTGCTGCTGTTCGGAGGCTCGACCCTGAAGGACTTCGCATTCGCGCTGTTCGTGGGGGTCGCGTCAGGGACCTACTCCTCGATCTTCATCGCGTCGCCGGTGCTCGCCCTGCTGAAGGAACGGGAGCCCCGGTACCAGCAGATCCGGGCCCGGGCCCTGGCCCGGGGAACCCGGCCGACCCTGCGCTCGGTGCCGCGGCAGGCGAGGCTGCGGGCCGGGGACGGCGAGGGGGAGCGGACCGCCGCGGTCACCGCCACCGGCACCGCGACCGCGCCCGGAACCACCACCGTGTCCACGCCGCCCCGCCGGCCCCAGGGATCCGGCGCGCCTCGCCCGGCCGGCTCGAAGCCCAAGAAGAAGAAGAAGACGACCGCGGCGAAGAGGCGGCGGCGGTGA
- the yajC gene encoding preprotein translocase subunit YajC — MNAALLFVGAANSNTNTNPLVTFLPLILIGVVFYFLLIRPQQRRARAQRELIQSVDVGDEVVTIGGLFGTVRAVDDDAITLEVAPGTTLRFVRSAIARKLNPDQEEEEPEGEEADESS, encoded by the coding sequence ATGAATGCGGCCCTACTCTTCGTGGGCGCGGCGAACTCCAACACGAACACAAACCCGCTGGTCACGTTCCTCCCGCTGATCCTGATCGGTGTGGTGTTCTACTTCCTGCTCATCCGGCCCCAGCAGCGGCGGGCCAGGGCCCAGCGCGAGCTGATCCAGAGCGTGGACGTCGGTGACGAGGTCGTCACCATCGGAGGGCTCTTCGGCACGGTCCGGGCCGTGGACGACGACGCGATCACGCTCGAAGTCGCGCCGGGCACCACCCTGCGGTTCGTCCGGAGCGCCATCGCCCGCAAGCTCAACCCCGACCAGGAGGAAGAGGAGCCCGAGGGCGAGGAGGCGGACGAGTCCTCGTGA